The Acropora palmata chromosome 3, jaAcrPala1.3, whole genome shotgun sequence nucleotide sequence GAAAACTTGTTTATTATACTCTTCCCGTGGCGGAAAACGATAAACTGAATGCATCTTAGTTTAAAAACTTGACAAAAACCTTTTGTTTCATCACCTGGCGTGCGTatgacatttattttatttgaatcgGAACCTGGCGACGATATCACTAGCACATTGCTGGCCAATCGCGGCTTTACGGGTTGAGTTATGTCTCAACATCGAATTAAAAACTTTCACCGAGTAATTAAAAAGTCGAGTTTCATCACCCTAGAGGGCAATGCTCTTTAAAGATCACAAAGATGAAAATTATATGAAATTTATCGGATGGAATTAATCTCCAGTGGAGTTAATGGTTAAAAGTTAAGTGAATTTATATTATATACGGTCGGAAACAACGCTAGGCATCGATGAAACTTAGCCCTGCTTCTTGATTTAAAATGTTCTTTGCTGGAAAGGATTTCTTATCAAGAATAACAAATATAGCTCAACATGACCTTACGTAACAGTTTAGTCTTGTTAACCGCTTCTATTAATAATGAATGCATTCGAAATGCATGTATTACATAATTTGAAGTTTAGTCGGGAGCTAAGCCCTATTGCGTTAAAAGAAAATCTACTTTATTTAAACTTTTCTCCACAGACCTTGTTTTTCGTTCACAAATGATGGCAGTTTGGGGAAcgtaaaaaaacaatttgtcTGTCAATATATAAAAACTGCTTGTTAAAAAATGGAGCTTCAATAAGTGGTTGCTAAATTTATGAGGTAACTTAGTGCCAATCCTAAAACATATTTTGCATAACGATTCGTTTTCATAGTGACATTTTGACGTTGTGACAGAAAATTTAACAATTAAATTATGTGATTTTCAGCCGCTTTGAAATGTTCAATAAATCTGCCTGTCTCAAAGAGCCGAAGGAAATTGTTTCTGTCAATTGCCGGtttaacaaaaatgaaagaagtgaAGAAAGGTTATGATGTCGAACTTTCATACCAAATAGGAACAGGCGTTTTAATTTCTGAGGTTGTTGAggataaaaaatttaaacccAATTACCGGCTGAATTTTGCACTGGAAAAAATCGAAAAGATTTTTAAGAGAGTTTTGAATTTCACATGACTCTTTCGCTCATGGCACTGGCAAAAAGCAAGGATTGCGTCAACGGAAGATTAACTCTAGAGCAGGTGCGAGAGGCTTGTATTTTGAACACAATTCTTCGCTCCGCCGCgtcattaattaaaaacaggGAAAGATCCAGCACTTTATATCCTGACAGGTTTTATAAAGCGAAAAATATTCGTTCTACTCATGCAAGCCACATTTTTTATACACTCGGGAAAATTAATGCAAAGCGCCCAGCAATTTTGAACTGAAGGGTTTAATGTTGGTTCTTGCCGTCGCCTTTGCATAAGGTAGTTATTCTATCCTCGCCGCTTTCTCAGTCAATGGGAAGCTATAACTAATCTTAGTTGAGGTATTGATATAGGAACAAAGTCATGTTGCTCATGTGATGTGAAGAACTGCGGACTTCTGAGAACTGCGGGCTCGCTTTTTGCTCTTGTTGGTAACTGCGTGACAGTTTCTGTCACGTATTCGTGTACTTGTGCAGTGAAGTGAAAGGTTACTTCCCCGTCGAAGGCGATATCGAAGGAAATATCAAAGGAAATCATTCAGTTTCCTGGCTCTGAGGAACAGCtgacaaaagaagaaaacaaaattactttGCTGTATCGTGCAGAACTTAATTGTGGGCCTGTGGCGAACATAACACTTGTTACTTCGGTATTGCGAGTGGTTTTGGAAAATTCGAAACCTTTTGGTAGAAACATCGGTGAAACTCAGCGATTGGCAGACAATGGATCGTGATAAGGAGCTCACTTTCATGGAAGCAGGTAAAGTACCTTGAATATGTATCTACAATCAGCAGATTTCGTGTTTGCATACGTTAAAAGGAGTTCCACACAGCCAACTCTCAAGGTTGCTTTCGATTgaccttattccggaataggaATATCAACATTTACTTCTAACAATTACACTTAAGAGAATTTTGATGCCATCAGAGTACAAAGCAGAATGTCAGCATCGTTTCCAGTCAAAATTTTATGGATGTATCTTCTTAAATTTTCctccaaaaaaacatctgTAGGTCATTCCGTTTATCTTTATTCCAGAATGGTGTGAATCGAACGCGCCCTAACAATGATCTTGAACGTAACTTGCGCAGGCGTTTCCTTTGTTAAAGGTCCTCCTTCTGAGCTGTGTGATAGCCATAATACGCCTCTTTATGTCCGTTGTCTCCTCttttcgttgttttgtttattcttaCCTCAAGTCATTGATTAAGAGATGGTGTTACAAGCTGCACCATCAATAATTTGATgagtttttttaataaaattggTCCACTTAACTGAAGCGTTTGCTCTTCAAATACGAAGAACACGTAATTTCAAGCTTCAGCCTTTGTTAAAGtgttttttcgttatcaatagTTGACAATTTAACTTCAATATTCATTCAAATTTCTCGGAAAGGAAAGGTCTGAGATGATTAACCCCAGTCTACCAGTATGCTCGGTGCATctcaaatttcaatttcaatcgTTTGGCAAATCATGTAGTGAAGCTAGCAAATATTGACAATTTGGCTCATTGAAATTGAGACCAAGGATATACAGTATGATGTCTGTGAGTAGCAAATATCTTTCAAGAAATAGCCCAACGGAAGCAAGGTGTATGACTTATTGTGCAATGTTACAATCTTGCTCGACCCTGTGTAGGAAGCCGTGCGTTCATCGAGTCTTAGCGAGGAACAAGGGAATTACTGTATTGAGTGctccttttcatttttatatgaaattGAGTCGGCACTGAGGGTCATTAGGAAGCTGAAACAAGCAATACCACAACGTCTACAAACGtcaaaaaatttgcatatttaacaagcacaaaaagtagttttgcacgtgtgtttttcatttttatacaTTTCACAAGCATTCTCCTCCTACCAAAGATtagaaatgacctgttttgcagttgtcaAAACAACAAGAGTACTTGACAGTTTTGTTCTTGCTATCACCAAACCACTCTCgccaatttaattccaaaataattaatagatATTTTGCAAGCCAAATGACTCGGAGCaatttggaaatgattggAGAAGCGTGAAGTTTTCGCCCGTCGTTCTTAAATTATATATTGCAACACTGAGAAACAGGCGGCATGGCCGAACTATAGTTTCGTACTCACGGGTCTTAGTTTTAATTTGTCTTCAGGGATGCTGAATTCAACTTCACCATGCTTTGTAAATCAGTAACTGATTACCTCCagtaatttttgttgttgtccaTCGGTACTTAGGTCCACGGACTCAAGCTTAAAATGCCAGCGCGAGTAAATGAAAGTTCTTCACCTATTTTTATCGATTAGGCACACCTACTCTAGAGACAATACAGGACataaactctttttttttttaaaaaaagaatgtaCTTTATAAGAATATTTTAGGTTGAAATGTCCGAAATTTGTAGGGTGTGATAAGAATTTACTAGAAGCTGAAAAATGTCTTGTGTTACTCTGGAAACAACACCATGAGTTGAGAATTTTTCTTCACGGGCGGAATACGTTTCAGTAGATTTCTTCCTTGTCTACCTCTTCCCAATCGACTGAAAAAGGACAAACAAAATAAGTCCAGTAAAATTGTGTCGCAGTTTCTTAATAAGGAAGGCTAAAGAAGGCAAGTCGTTGTTTCGTTTTAGTTTAAGCATTATGAATATTGCGGTCAAGGTTATTGCAGACAAGGAAACAATTCAATATTGGGTTCAATCCAGGAGAAAAATAATAcacaaggcggtgataaacattgtgaagcattttcaaaagtatccgtcattttttggaaaaactaCTTAAATGCAATAGAAATCGAGAGATATCTGGGTGTGGCTTCAAGTAGTGACACATCAAATAAGTGACCACTTGTCACTGGTTAGATTAGTATTTAGGGTTGGGTTAAGTTCTTGTATAAAGGGGGTTTCTTTTGGTAATCAGTTTTCCTGGACGCGAGAAATTCAAAATCATTCCATTTTATATTATGTCCCGCGAAAATGCGAATCTTGTGGGATTTTGAAGTCGTCCCAGGAACTTTGCAACTCCAAGGACGAAAGATGTTGAGCGAAGGCCGTGTCCGACGAATACACACACGTACATTTTATATTCTTCCAGCTTTCATGGACATCTCTCGCCACAGATATCCTTTTGTGATCCTCATCCCACtgttttttctgtctttttctttcttcctttggatACAAACCGGCTTCGAGGCGAAAGCAGCTTTCGACCCGAGCCGCTTCGTAAACTTCCCTACGAACGTAGTTAACTCTGCTACGAACCTTCCCGCGTGGACATCCAATTTTACtataacttaaaaaaatatacacatatatacCGCTAGAATTGCCCAAAGATGTTTAAGTACTCCTTTTACAAAGTTTTGACGATGTTCTCTAATCGAAACGGGACGATGGAAAGAGATTTTCTTCCACGagcgaaaacttgaaaaacggtTCGTCGGACCAGAAATCAAGATGCCGCACATGCGCACAAGCGTGTTACAGCCCCTTTAAGTCACAACCAGATCTCTCGCTATAATTTCTATTTGTATGCAAATAGTTTTTCAAAGTTAGTTTTTAGCCTAATCAATTTGTCACTTTGCTAAAATGAGACTGCTACTTTAAGTCACAATCACATCTGTCGCTATAATTTCTATTTGTATGCaaatagtttttaaaaaaaatagcgaatacttttgaaaatgtatgttgtcaagtcaaattatttgaaatgcattgcttcacaaagtttatcaccgccttgtgtgttatttttcttatgaaacttcTTTAGAACAAGGGTTCAATCCAGATAAACCATAAATTTTGGCACATTCTCCTGCGAGACATCTTACGCATCTTACGCATTGTCATTGTTACGAAACTAAGTTCAAAGCATTACTGGTTTTTATATCAAGGCATTCCTCTTCTTTCCATCAGCTATCGGGAGAAACACATCACATATCAGTTGCGCAGTGGACTTCCTCCCCCCGGAAGTGGGTATCGCTTCCTTTGTTATGTGCTTTTTTACAGTGTTTGGAAACTTGTTAGTGGTGATTGCGATCGTTAAGGATCCGTACAAAGAGCTCAAGACCATTCCTAATTATCTCATTATGAATCTGGCGGTTTGTGACCTTATTGTTGGAATTCCCAGTGAGTTTTTGCTTGGTCTGCTCTCTCTTTTGGATTACTCTGAGAAGTTGAAGTATCTGTATTTCGTCGCTTATACGTCATTGTATTTTTCAATGGTGGCCTCCTCGCTGACAATACTGACGCTCGCATTTGAACGCTACGTTATGGTGGAAGCTCCTTTTCGAAGCAAAGACTTTCTGATTTATTCGCATCTGAAACTATCGATTGTTTACATATGGCTTCTTTCTGCGTGTGCAGCTGGACTCTCACTTCTTAATATTTGCAATGAAAGGGAGTACCGGTTCATCATCACAAACGCGATCGGATTTCCAACTGTGATTTTCATGTTCCTCATCTACTCAAGGGTATTTTACGTAGTTCGCAAATTCATCCGACAAGACCTGAATAATCGTTCCGTAAGCCCGCGGGACGGCTTACTAGCAAGTGACAACAGTTTAACAGAAAGCATCCGTAGGCGTGAAAGAGAAATCGCCATGtcagtttttctgtttgtGGGCGCTTTTGCTCTTTGCTGGGTACCCTGTTTTGTTATGGAGAATGTAATATACCTAAAGGAGGAGACGCGAGAGAAACTGGGCCAGACTGCGGACTGGGTGCGTTGTTCCGGCATGGTTAGTTCGCTCCTGAATCCAGCCATCTACGCATTGAGGTATGACAAGTTCAGAAAAGCAGTGCGTGGTATTTTCCGCCGTCGAACTAATCGTTTCACGATGCTTTCTGAAGATTTCGTAAGACCAGCTGTCTGAGAAAAAGAAGCGTGGTTATTCGGGGAGTTGTGTGTTGGAGTACGAGTTCAATTGCCGCTCTTTTCACGGTCTCAATTTGTCTTAAGTTCAAATCCACTATAGCTTGGTaaatttttgttgctttccTAACCGTATTACAAGTCGTTGATTTTGGAAAGTTTCTTTCGCTGTCAAGTTCTTGAAATATAATGGGGAGTTTAAcatctacgacgcgacagtagcgaaaacgtcgctcaaaattgcaagttcaagtttttcaatctatttcgccattatgtcagtttgtttaacttttgaaagctagcgggactacccaggaactgaatttagaggtgcggtgtcaacgctacaaaatgatattcaaatttgcgcctgttcacgttctctgtaaaacttgagaaatgatcatttcacgtcgcaaatttgccgagaacttgaaagaaatgcacggaattgaaaaaagcacgtgaagggcgtgcaaaagttttgtttttggcaattaagtatgcaaattttgtggcgttgtcgctgcagtcgcgtcgttgatcttaaactccctaatgtaTTCCCCCCGCGTAAGCGATATCAAAAAATTGTGCAGTAAAAATATCACACTTAATAGAAGGCGAAGCAACGTATCGatatcgcagaggtcagggttcaaatctCATTTCAACCTGAATTTTGTAGGTCCACTTTCATTATTGCAGAAGTAGTATTCTGAGTGCGACTTTCAACCCTTCCTTATGCTTCACTGCGCAGTTCGTAATATGACTTTCATGTATCTTGGTAAAAATTCAGCGTTCCGACATTTAAGTTGCAATGGGATTCAACTTGCCCAGATCGAGCGTCGATATATGATTCAATTCACCTAAGGTAAGCTAGATTCTCCAATACCGAAAATTTAAGGAATTAGccgtggaatccggaatctCAATAAAACGAAGAAATTAGCATCAACTGAAGTGGAATGCGGAACGCGGAATCGGCCGAGGCTGCAGCGTCAAATGTTGAACATTTTTTAGGTAGTTTAagactttattattattattattgtccttGATCACTTTTTATATTTGTTAACGCCATAAGTAAGatcctttttatttcaaatagtAATATCGTTTCATCTTTGTTAATTAAtagttgaaaaacaaatgaaaaccacTATTAAAATTACGCAATTTTACTAATTAGAATCATTTTTACTGAAGTAATTTTTGTGCAGCAGTTATATGAACATTATATTCCCAAATGAAATGCCGGCatcatgtcaaaatcgatgtTGGTGTAGAATTTAGGAAAACCAACCCGGCTGCATGTAGCCTCCTCCCATGCACGCAGGGTTTCTTCACGCGTTTCCTCCATCACGAACTATTCGTGAAAACGCGTGACGAAACGCTGAGGACGTTGCGTGGGAGGCTAGGCTGCATGGCCAGGATTGCAAATTATTAGATGCATGGGTTTTTTTGTAAGTGTCACGAAATGTCCCCACGCACTCTGACTCAACTTCAATATCGCTTGCTACTAGGAATGGAGACAATGAAGGTCATGAAGTATCCTTCTGACTATACTCCACAATGAGACAAAAATAGTGACCTTTTCCTAACCTAAGAAATAACGCAAATACATACGCTAGCCCGAATGTTAcaaacagttattttaagCTTAGACTCAACTGAACACTTCGGAACGTTTATCAAATAATTACAATCTTCCTGATATGATACAAAGTATGCACTCTAATGCATTTCAGTCCATCACttgttattaaaataaatcaaaggTTTCCATATTACAAGACACAGTCATTTATTCTCTACCTTAAAAACTGTTCATgttttagaaaacaaacggCGGTTACAAACATTATCCATAGACAACGCATGTTCtaacaaaaattttctgtATTAATTACTTGATGTTTTGTATACTACAACATACACTTTTAAAGTTGAAACGGCCGAAGAACAAGAATATTTATGAT carries:
- the LOC141877196 gene encoding beta-2 adrenergic receptor-like; this translates as MDRDKELTFMEAAIGRNTSHISCAVDFLPPEVGIASFVMCFFTVFGNLLVVIAIVKDPYKELKTIPNYLIMNLAVCDLIVGIPSEFLLGLLSLLDYSEKLKYLYFVAYTSLYFSMVASSLTILTLAFERYVMVEAPFRSKDFLIYSHLKLSIVYIWLLSACAAGLSLLNICNEREYRFIITNAIGFPTVIFMFLIYSRVFYVVRKFIRQDLNNRSVSPRDGLLASDNSLTESIRRREREIAMSVFLFVGAFALCWVPCFVMENVIYLKEETREKLGQTADWVRCSGMVSSLLNPAIYALRYDKFRKAVRGIFRRRTNRFTMLSEDFVRPAV